AAGATTAACTGAGTTTGATACTGGCTGGGAAACAATCCTTCAGACTAACAAAAATATTATGCTTGGTGGGACGACCACCTCAGGTTTATTTTACCACAAATACACTTCAAACCAAAACCAATATTATGGGATGGAAAACAGTTTTATTAATATGATTCATTCGGCGTGGACTGCGGAGAATTTAGCCCGCTACTGGAAGATTACCGCAGACCAGGAATGTAGAACCGCCTCGACAAAATTCCTGGATTTTGCCAAAAACGAGTATAATACTTATGGAAAAATTTATGGGCAATATGATATTAATACCGGAATACACAGTGTTGAATATGAAGATATTGCTGTTTATTCAATTATCGCCAGATTAGCCTTTATACTTGGTGATTTTGAATTTGCCAGCACATTAAAAAAAAATAAAATCCTGAATTATCAAAATAAAGAGATAAAAAGTCAAACCGTAGGTTGTTTTGGATTTGATTGGACAAATCCTTATGCCTTTGTCTGTCTTGAGGCTTTATTAGCCCTTTTTGAATTAGAGGCGAAAGAAGAATATCTTATTCGGGGTAAAGTTGTTAGTTTTTCAAATAAAACGCCGATTGAAGGTGTTCTGATGACACTTTCTGGCACTACCTTTGATATATTTACTACGGGTGCAAATGGTTATTATGAATTTAAAGGCACACCAGGGGGAACTTATACCATTACTCCATCTAAAACCGAATATGTATTTTATCCAAGAACAATTAAACCTTTAAATACTCATTATGATAATTTTGATTTTGAAGGTTATTGTGGCAAGATTACCTCTGTTTCACCTGTTGCCGGGACAATAGGAATTCCTATCACGATTACTGGTGAAGGATTTACAGAGGAGGAAATTCGAATAAGTTTTGGGGGCGTTATTACGGTGATGATGATTAAATCCAGTCCTCTGGGAACATTTACGGCGATTTTTACTGCTCCTGCCCAGCCCTCCGCAACGATAACGATTACGGCGTATGGAAGTATTTCAACAATGGTTGGGATTAATTATTTCTTCCTCAAGGCGTTACACCATTTTACCATAGGCACAATTACCTCACAAATAGCCGGGAAAGGTTTTGAGATTTTTATCAGTAGCCTCGATGCCCACAATGACATTTTTGAATATAGTGGCACGGCGACATTGACAGATGACTCGATGACCATCTTTCCTTCTGAAACAACACCTTTTAGTGCAGGTAATTGGAGTAGCAATGTGCTGATTACTAAAGTCGGCACAACCACGATTAAGGTTTTAGCTGAAAATAAAACAGGCATAAGCAATTCTTTTCTTGTTAGCCCGGCACCAATAAATAAATTAGTTTTTGTTACATCCACTCAGACTATTACCGCGGGCAGTTCCACTGCCTTCATTCTTTTTCAGACACAGGATGAATTTGGTAATCCATCACCGACTCAAGCTGATGTCCAGATTCAACTTTTGAGTTCGAGTTTAAAGGGTCAATTCTCTCTGACCAAATCTCCCTGGCTACCTACAAATACTATCACACTTGCCTCAGGAACCGATACAGGTGGATTTTATTATTTAGATACATTGGTTGGAACACATACGATTATAGTCAAAGATGGAGTCTGGGTAGCTGGGACTCAATCTGTCATTGTTAATCCTGCGGTGATTGACCATTTTACATTTCAGACCATCACCACACAAACCGCAGGTCAAGAATTTCAGATTCAAATTCAAGCCGTAGATGTTTTTGAGAATCTTGTTAATTTTAACGGAACGGTTAGTTTGACGGACACATTCCCCGGGATAGCGACATTTACCGCCGGTATCTCGCAGGCATCTGTGACGATAACAAAAGCAGGGACGACTTCCATATTTGCTTTATTTGAGAGTAAGTCTGGCACCAGTAATCCTTTTTGGGTAAATCCAGCTGAATTTTCTCAGTTGACCATTGGCACGATTACCTCACAAATCGCCGGTCAGCCATTTACGATTAAAATAACGGCTCTGGATGTCTATGGGAATATAGCCACATACAGTCAAACTGCGGATTTAAAGGCAGAAACTACCTCCCAAATTACCTTTACTCAAGGTATCTACGAAGGCACGCTAACCATAACAAAAGCAGGCACAACCACTGTTTACTGTTCGGGGTTCATTAATTACTTTATCTCCGGTACAAGTAATCAATTCTTTGTTAGACCAGCTGTCTTAGACCACTTTGCCTTCGGGACTATCTCCTCTCAACAGGCAGGGATTGAATTTGAGATTGAGATTACAGCCTTTGATGCCTACAAAAACATTGCTACTTACACGGGTATTGCCTATCTAAATATTTTACCCTATCAAACTAATCCTTTTACCAATGGATTTTGGAAAGGAACCGTGACGACAACTAAATCAGGCACAACAACGATTATTGCCTTTATTGACAATAAACAGGGCACAAGTAATGATTTCTGGGTTAGCCCGGCAGATTTAGACCATTTCTCCTTTGCCACGATTACCGACCAGATTGCAGGACAGGGATTTGGAATTACCATTATTGCCAGGGATATTTATGAGAACATCACCAATTATAATGATAAAGTTAAATTACAGGATATTTCAAATACCCTTATAGGCACATTAACCGATAATTTTAAACAAGGTTTATGGCAAGGGACGGTGAGTATAACCAGAGCAGGCACTACCTGTATTTTTGCTACCTCAAATGGTAAGAACGGAACAAGTAATACCTTTTCTGTTAACCCGGATGCCCTCAATAAAATCGTCATTAGCCCACCGGAGAAGGTATTAGGGATAGAAGATGAATGTCAGTTTAATGCCTCTGGATTTGATAAATATGAGAATGAGATACTCGGATTAGATTACACCTGGCAGACAATAATTGGCAATGTTAATCCTTCGGTAGGCAGATGGACATTATTTAAAGCTGGAATTATACTCACTACCGGAACATTAACCGCAAGTTACGGGCCAATTATTGGCTATGCCACGATTACTGTGGAAAGTGGCACCTTAAGTTATATAATCATTACGCCGTCAATAACCACAATGGTTGTTGGAGAAAGTAAAATATTTTTCGCTACCGGCTATGACAAATATGAAAATGAGCAGGTAATCGAAGGGGGGTTTTGGGAAATAGAGAATGGAATAGGTAATATTTCTCCATCTATGGGCACATGGACAAAATTTACTGCAGGTTTAAAAGCCGGTTGTGGCAGGTTAAAATACCAGTTAAATCAAGTATTAGCCTTTGCGACTATTACTATTTTACCAGGCACACATACCTGTTTTCAAATTGGCACTATTTCTTCTCCACAAATCGCCGGTGTGCCATTTGCCGCCACAATTACTGCCCAGGATGCCTACGGAAATATTATTGATTATACCGGAAGTGTGATTTTGACCATTTCTTCTGGCAAAATATCTCCGAATGCAGTTAATCTTACCTATGGGATATGGACAGGGACAATAACTTTGCTAAACTCGGCAGAAAATGTATTTCTCACGGTTCGAGATACAGTGAAAGGCACAAGTAATCTTTTTAGTGTTCAAGCCAATGTTTTTGACCACCTTAAAATAAGTGAGATTGGTCTGTCGCAATTGATTAATTCTCAAATTCCTATTGTCATCACTGCGGAAGATGTTTATGGAAATATCAACACAGATTTTAATGGGACTTTTAGCCTGACAGATGATACGGGCACGATTGAGCCTGATGAAGGCTCTTGTATTTCAGGCAAATGGGCAGGTTCAGTAACTATCTCAAAGGCAAAACCTAATATCAGAATTACCGTTATTTCTTCAAATAAGACCGGGATAAGTAATCTATTTACTACCCTCATCGATAATGATTTAAACATAACTCTTGTAGAGGAGAATACATCTATTGAGATACCGAGAGGGATTTTGCCAACAGATTTTTACATCGTTATTGATAAAGAACCTGAGGAAGAAGCAATGGAGATAAATATAGCCAATTCATTGTTATCCCATGACCCTACAGTGAAGGGGATAGCAGATTCATTACGGTTATTTCAGCCATATAATAAAGATAATAAGCCGATAGAAGTGGGGACTGATTCTTTTATTTTGATTTCCCTGCCTTATTTAGATGAAAATCAAGATGAGTTTGTTGATGTGCCTGATGCAAAAATACCTGAGATGTCACTTAAAATATATAAATTAGAGACGGCAAGTCCTATCCGTTGGATAGAAGTCGAAGGTTGTTCGACAGTTCATCCTTATAAAAATATTGTTAGTGCCTATGTGCCGCGATTTGGTATCTATATGTTACTTGGACAGATTATCCCTGAAAATCTTAATCTCATTGTTGTCTATCCCAATCCGTTCAAACCTATTCGTGGGGATAGGGAAATTATATTCGATGGTTTGCCTGTAAATACCTATATCAGAATATATGACATCTCTGGAAGTTTGATAAAGGAAATTCACGATGCCTCAACCAGTTATCCCTGGGATGTAAAAGATGCTTATGGACGGGATGTTCCCAGCGGTATCTATATTTATCTCATCACCAATGATAAAGGGATGAAAAAAACAGGCAAGATAGCGATTATCAGATGAAGTCATAGTGTCGTGTTGAGCAAATTCGGTAACTATTCAGCCACTGATTAACACGGATTAGCACGGATGAATAGCAGAGGGCAGAAGGCAGAGGGCAGAGGACAACAGGAGAAAAACCCTTCAGCCTAATTACGGACACGGAAAACGGACACGATTTACGAATTTTCAGTGTTTCATCCGTGTCCATCTGTGGCTGAATAGTTGCCTTAAATCTTATCTGTAATCTTTCTCCATCATCCTTCTTTTTACTGAATAGTTACATTTTAAATTAAAGTGCCCATTCCTCCTTTCCT
The bacterium genome window above contains:
- a CDS encoding lamin tail domain-containing protein, with protein sequence MKRVVIILAILLLLAKESTASLSDFLNPGSATQISGTVTSIIDGDTIKVEMSGTETTVRLLSIDTPELMDEPFAQTAKDFASQTLSTQPIQLFYSKNPTQQWDDYGRLLAVVVKDDEIFNLKLLEQGLAVRMFIFNDIIKFPAWEDVEIWARQQGLNIWSNINQKGIFINEINPNPAGTDTDAEFVELYNNTATAVDVSNWAFISIYNEFIIPAGTTIPANGYLIIARTDTASFKQIYTTTPPSTIIIDAGDNLILRNSYIPEEDLLIHLKADDKSYQDSLTYNLEWDNGDANDTGRTLERKSLSLTNVGDSEVGGVDDLNWDASLNLKGSPGESNIRDELDVASWIITCQRTTGAICTDDFQTKIIPYKANIAAMGLLEKGGYEGIVKKWIEWFFAHLEWGTIYDYLVQSDTEISIYPAEAEDRNLVTFFSLLKKYYQATFDVDFLKNYQSQLNEMGIWLLFVLQDFNDYLIWTNTNNGGERKLLINNAESYHGLKDLASLYFDLDFDDNLTQRDLFNSGAESIKQAINTELWNANSYYWEKDNLGNKTACNWATVYPDAVSQLHTILNNVNLPEDSISGGLYQTFSHFPPDTDFYAEVSYAASLMADTTNTELYQDSIMANVINQGYPSPWDVEDAGFYLLAENRLAEVEEIQPLINQPQELCQNFIDSRMLIPWGGIQAQFMNTAQPSQTDGVNHEVPSEATSQALLYAAATNDKAFFDEQFEILIDNHLSPKDVLVWKLKPNSEWWENNGGSYANAAIDDLRAIRGLLLAYDNFGDENYLNYARLLAAGLKSHNIEGNELRDYFAWNDGLENISQDVVLSYIDLATIKRLTEFDTGWETILQTNKNIMLGGTTTSGLFYHKYTSNQNQYYGMENSFINMIHSAWTAENLARYWKITADQECRTASTKFLDFAKNEYNTYGKIYGQYDINTGIHSVEYEDIAVYSIIARLAFILGDFEFASTLKKNKILNYQNKEIKSQTVGCFGFDWTNPYAFVCLEALLALFELEAKEEYLIRGKVVSFSNKTPIEGVLMTLSGTTFDIFTTGANGYYEFKGTPGGTYTITPSKTEYVFYPRTIKPLNTHYDNFDFEGYCGKITSVSPVAGTIGIPITITGEGFTEEEIRISFGGVITVMMIKSSPLGTFTAIFTAPAQPSATITITAYGSISTMVGINYFFLKALHHFTIGTITSQIAGKGFEIFISSLDAHNDIFEYSGTATLTDDSMTIFPSETTPFSAGNWSSNVLITKVGTTTIKVLAENKTGISNSFLVSPAPINKLVFVTSTQTITAGSSTAFILFQTQDEFGNPSPTQADVQIQLLSSSLKGQFSLTKSPWLPTNTITLASGTDTGGFYYLDTLVGTHTIIVKDGVWVAGTQSVIVNPAVIDHFTFQTITTQTAGQEFQIQIQAVDVFENLVNFNGTVSLTDTFPGIATFTAGISQASVTITKAGTTSIFALFESKSGTSNPFWVNPAEFSQLTIGTITSQIAGQPFTIKITALDVYGNIATYSQTADLKAETTSQITFTQGIYEGTLTITKAGTTTVYCSGFINYFISGTSNQFFVRPAVLDHFAFGTISSQQAGIEFEIEITAFDAYKNIATYTGIAYLNILPYQTNPFTNGFWKGTVTTTKSGTTTIIAFIDNKQGTSNDFWVSPADLDHFSFATITDQIAGQGFGITIIARDIYENITNYNDKVKLQDISNTLIGTLTDNFKQGLWQGTVSITRAGTTCIFATSNGKNGTSNTFSVNPDALNKIVISPPEKVLGIEDECQFNASGFDKYENEILGLDYTWQTIIGNVNPSVGRWTLFKAGIILTTGTLTASYGPIIGYATITVESGTLSYIIITPSITTMVVGESKIFFATGYDKYENEQVIEGGFWEIENGIGNISPSMGTWTKFTAGLKAGCGRLKYQLNQVLAFATITILPGTHTCFQIGTISSPQIAGVPFAATITAQDAYGNIIDYTGSVILTISSGKISPNAVNLTYGIWTGTITLLNSAENVFLTVRDTVKGTSNLFSVQANVFDHLKISEIGLSQLINSQIPIVITAEDVYGNINTDFNGTFSLTDDTGTIEPDEGSCISGKWAGSVTISKAKPNIRITVISSNKTGISNLFTTLIDNDLNITLVEENTSIEIPRGILPTDFYIVIDKEPEEEAMEINIANSLLSHDPTVKGIADSLRLFQPYNKDNKPIEVGTDSFILISLPYLDENQDEFVDVPDAKIPEMSLKIYKLETASPIRWIEVEGCSTVHPYKNIVSAYVPRFGIYMLLGQIIPENLNLIVVYPNPFKPIRGDREIIFDGLPVNTYIRIYDISGSLIKEIHDASTSYPWDVKDAYGRDVPSGIYIYLITNDKGMKKTGKIAIIR